tgcCCATCATCGGGGCTTCGGGGCTGCCAAAGACCCATCGCCAAAGGTGCTCTGACGCGGTGCTCACCAGCCTTGCACTCTTTTTCAGCTTGTGGCAAGCTGACGGGAATAAGTGACCCGATCACAATTAAAACCTCGGGGTCCAGGTTTGGATCGTGGATGACGGACCCTCTTGCTCCCGAGGGAGAGAACAAGGTAAGAGCGTAACAGCTTCATCCCTGTGTTCCCACCTCCGCGGATGTGGCGGAGGTCGTTGGAAACTCATTACATCCAAGCACCGAAGCGCAGGTTGTGCTTTGTGAAACCTGTGGAAGGTCCTGATTCGCCTCGGGGGGGGGATCTGCTGGtctcctctgcagcaggagggggCTGAGCATCCCGCAGggagggaggatgaggagggggctgagcagccccgTGTGATGGTCTCTTCCCAGGGCAGGTGACACTCACTGCAGTGATGAGCGTGCGTGGCTTCTCAGAAGAGTCACCACAAGGTCTGTGCTCCTGAAAAAATCAAAAATTGGGTTTCTCAGCTGGGTTTGGCAGCCAAGGGGGCGCTGGGGCCAAGCAGAGGGACCCGTGGTCCTGgtccctgctgctcttctgctgccGATGCCTCCAATAACATCACCTGACTGCATTTGTCCTccatcctccttctcctcctccagcattGTTGTGAGGAATTAACTGATTGTAGCCAGAGAGagatttgttttgctttgttttggtcttttttttttttttcccattcagaCCATTCAATTTTGATCCCAAGGAGGTAGGAGGCCAATAACTGGCTGAAAATCAATCCAGGCTTCCCATGACTGTTGGAATGGAAAATATCTCGAGAGTTTCCTGAGGATTTGcaggcagcaaaacaaaacaaaaaccacagagctTGGCTGCATAGTAATTCCCTCCTGCATGCAGCATCCTTCATCAAAGGATGAAGGCAGCAGCAAGGGCTGTATTGGGGCATCTATTTTAAGAGCTTTGCCCCATGATCACCTTTCAGTAGCTAAGAGAGGATGAGGGATGCTCTGGAGAAACCacccctgggcttggctctgTTTTCCTGTGGATGTGCAGCAAGGAAGCAGCAGTGACTTGACATGTTGGGCTCTTTCCCTCTAGCAACTGGTTCCTCAGTACAAAACCTCCATATTTTACAGTTATGAAACAAAACTTCATGTATAGCCCCGATACGATCCTAATTATGAGGTGAGATGCGAAGACTTTACCCACATCACATCCTGTTTTGCTCAAGAGAGGGGACTTGTCCCCTTTGGGCTGTGCAGCCCTCAGCGCTATTAATAACATGATTTATACATCTGTGAAAGGAGAGTCAGACCTGTTGCAGCTGAAGCTGGTTGATCAAATTCTAAAGATCTTTCCATGTCTTCAGAGATTTTTGTCCCaaaccagtattttttaatattattttttacccATGCCTTTTTCTacagtgtgtttttgttgtgagAGTAGACATGCAGTTTTCTCTGAACTGAAGCTCAAGCTTCACGagcatgtatgtgtatataatACATAAATCTATTATGAATTTTATTAGAAACACACAGTTAAGTGAACTTCCTTGCCTAccctgcagaggagaaaactgAGGATGAGGAGAGATGGGTGGTTTATCGTGTCCACCTTATGTTGCCGAGCCCCAGGAGGTGTTCAGTGGTTCGTGTGGTCATTTATTCATGTCATGAAATCGTTGAACACAGCTGGGGAAAAACGGAAATCTTACGGGAGCAGCCTGCTCTTCTaagggaccctggggacagccagatCACAGAGACGATACCAGCAGATTTTGCAAGGGGTTTGCACAAGAAGTTTGCACTACAACATTACCCAATTCCACATCCTTAAAGGCTTTCGTCTTGTTACTTAATTTACTTTTTGTCCTTCCTAAACAGTTTCTACAGAAAGCAGCTATCTTATTTTTAGGCAGTAACTTCATACAGAATGTCACTCACTGGCTGGATCTTTCTTCTTGATATTAATGGCACAGCTTTGTCATTTGCCTCGGAATTGGTTTCATAtgacaaaagcttttttttatgGTGTCTAGACAGTGTCCCTAGTGAACTGGCGCTTAAATGATGATCTAAAATCTCTCCCCCATCTACCGATAGCGAGATTTTGATGTCTTTGTTATATTTTAGTGGCCTTGGTTTCAGCTTTTGATGCAGAAGTGTATGATTTTTAAACCAATATGGATTTTGCCTGAATTTCCTTGACAATGAGCAATTGCATCCGTCGCTTCTGCATGCCAGATTAATGGAGTTCTGGTGTCGGTTACTGAGTGCCACTTCAATGGGGCTTATGGGAAGTAAAAGCAGCATCGCCATAATAATCCGGATTTAGCCAGAGAAAAGATGTTAATTGTGCTCTGGAAGGACAGTGTCCATCACGCAGCGCTCCCAGGGAATCGCTTAAGCTCCCATATTCCTGGGCAGATACCAGATTTTCCCCAGGAAAGCTTTGCTATTCAGTTGATTTCTTGGTTGATTTTTGGGGTTCCAAAAATTGGGTTTATTTCTGGGCGTCACTAACAGGCGCTGGACATACTGTTTTCCAGCAGGTTGGATTCCTTGCTCTGGATTTTGCTCCCAGTTGAGTTTCCAGGGTGCTGTGCCTGGCTCAGCCGGGTCTCTTCTGTTTGCTAACCCCATGTGTTTCATTGCTCGCCCAGGTCTGGTACATGGACAGCTACCACAACAACCGCTTCGTCCGTGAATATAAATCCATGGCAGATTTCATGAATACTGACAATTTTACCTCTCACCGTCTCCCTCACCCGTGGTCAGGCACTGGTCAAGTGGTCTATAACGGCTCCATCTATTTCAATAAATACCAAAGCCACATAATTATCAGGTTTGACTTGAAAACAGAGACCATTCTCAAGACTCGCAGCCTGGATTATGCCGGCTACAACAACATGTACCACTACGCCTGGGGTGGCCACTCGGACATTGACCTCATGGTGGACGAGAACGGGCTGTGGGCCGTCTACGCCACCAACCAGAACGCCGGCAACATTGTCATCAGCAAGTTGGACCCCAACACCCTCCAGAGCCTCCAGACCTGGAACACCAGCTACCCGAAACGCAGCGCCGGGGAGGCCTTCATCATCTGCGGCACCCTCTACGTCACCAACGGCTACTCGGGAGGTACCAAGGTCCATTACGCCTACCAGACCAACGCCTCCACCTACGAGTACATCGACATCCCCTTCCAGAACAAGTACTCGCACATTTCCATGTTGGACTACAACCCCAAGGATCGGGCCCTCTATGCCTGGAACAACGGGCACCAAATACTTTACAATGTCACCCTCTTCCACGTCATCAGGTCTGACGAGTTGTAGTCCGTCCTTGTTTAGAAActgatttagaaaacaaaaaaaaaaggaaaaaaagggagaaattaatttaaaaaaatactaatatcGAGGAAACACtctttaaataagtaaatatataAACAGCTGCCAAAATTAAGACCAATGTCATGGAGGATTATTCAGCATAAACCTGACAGATCAGCATTACCTCTACATTTCTAGAAGTCTGGCCCTGTGTTATAGACTCACGAATAACCATGTACTTGCAGCTGGAACTGCACTTGAAGAACCACttaagttttggggttttgttttgttatgttcGATAGCAAACCTGTAGTACATACTAAAGAAGTAAGGCAATGACTGTTGAAAGTTTATCCTTGGGAGACTCGCTTTCTTCTGTGTGTGGGTTGCATGGACATTTCCCCAACATCGCGGGCAGCTGTGATGGTTGTGTGATTTGTATTTCTAAGCAGAAAACGCTGACCCGTGAGGAGCTCTCGCTGTCTGAACAAGACCTATCACAGGTTAGTTTTCTTCGCCTTCCATTGCAGCTACTGTCTCTCAACTGTGTTCTTGTCACTTAGATTAACTGTGCTGAGACCCGAAGTAGCTCATGGATCTGTGTCTTAGTAACTATTAAACACAATGGTTTAAGTATGTATTATGAACAAGTT
The genomic region above belongs to Caloenas nicobarica isolate bCalNic1 chromosome 19, bCalNic1.hap1, whole genome shotgun sequence and contains:
- the OLFM1 gene encoding noelin isoform X1; translated protein: MSVPLLKIGVVLSTMAMITNWMSQTLPSLVGLNTTKLTAATGGTLDRSTGVLPTNPEESWQVYSSAQDSEGRCICTVVAPQQTMCSRDARTKQLRQLLEKVQNMSQSIEVLDRRTQRDLQYVEKMENQMRGLESKFKQVEESHKQHLARQFKAIKAKMEELRPLIPVLEEYKADAKLVLQFKEEVQNLTSVLNELQEEIGAYDYEELQNRVSNLEERLRACMQKLACGKLTGISDPITIKTSGSRFGSWMTDPLAPEGENKVWYMDSYHNNRFVREYKSMADFMNTDNFTSHRLPHPWSGTGQVVYNGSIYFNKYQSHIIIRFDLKTETILKTRSLDYAGYNNMYHYAWGGHSDIDLMVDENGLWAVYATNQNAGNIVISKLDPNTLQSLQTWNTSYPKRSAGEAFIICGTLYVTNGYSGGTKVHYAYQTNASTYEYIDIPFQNKYSHISMLDYNPKDRALYAWNNGHQILYNVTLFHVIRSDEL
- the OLFM1 gene encoding noelin isoform X2; this encodes MQPASKLLTLCFLILMGTELTQVLPTNPEESWQVYSSAQDSEGRCICTVVAPQQTMCSRDARTKQLRQLLEKVQNMSQSIEVLDRRTQRDLQYVEKMENQMRGLESKFKQVEESHKQHLARQFKAIKAKMEELRPLIPVLEEYKADAKLVLQFKEEVQNLTSVLNELQEEIGAYDYEELQNRVSNLEERLRACMQKLACGKLTGISDPITIKTSGSRFGSWMTDPLAPEGENKVWYMDSYHNNRFVREYKSMADFMNTDNFTSHRLPHPWSGTGQVVYNGSIYFNKYQSHIIIRFDLKTETILKTRSLDYAGYNNMYHYAWGGHSDIDLMVDENGLWAVYATNQNAGNIVISKLDPNTLQSLQTWNTSYPKRSAGEAFIICGTLYVTNGYSGGTKVHYAYQTNASTYEYIDIPFQNKYSHISMLDYNPKDRALYAWNNGHQILYNVTLFHVIRSDEL